The DNA segment TGCGTACCTTGGTTTGTAAAGTTCAGGGAAGAATgtcatttaataaaaaaatttataatgataTATATAACCATAGATCATATAATAAAATACTAAATATGTACCTGTGGGCAAAATACCTCATATTAATGAGAGAATGATTataagattttgaaaaatatgcgCAATATCTACCGTCGATATTCACTCGGCCAACTTCGGTTATTTTCGATTCATGTGACTGGCCAGTCTGTGTGTGACTATCTCAGGTCGAACAAACAGTACGCCCAAAACTATTGACAAACGTTCATTTGTGAAATAAATTACATTCaagcttattttttttattaataattagtgTAAAGTGAAAAATGGGAGCTTCTGCAATTCCGTTGGTATTTTTTACAGCTCTCTGGGGTGGGGTAGGAATCGTACTCCCGTTCTTCGTTCCAAAGGGGCCGAATCGTAGGtaagtaaaatttttattccacaacCAATTTTCAAACTTGAGATAATCCCATCAAAATGGGAAACTATCGTAAAAATAGCCTATACCGATTTGGCATTATTAATAATCAAACTAGGTTTACTTTACTTAATCAAATTGGAATTGAttagaataataattcatttcaGCATTCTCCAAGTTATTCTGATGCTGACAGCCTTCACATGTTGGTTATTGTAAGTAGATCctgcaaaaatttaattcaccaTTCCGTagtataaataaatcaatgaaattcagCAGTGATTTgtaataatcattaaaatgttCTTTTTTCCTCTAGCTGGTTATGTTGCTATATGGCACAAATGAATCCCCTTGTAGGTCCCAAGTTAGACAGTCACACACTCTTGATGATAGCACGAGAATGGGTAAGAATATTCTCCAAAgatttcaggtatttcttcgaaattgtgaaatttctACATTGATCAATTATTTCAGGATGGAAAGCCAATCACATTGAATTAAGCCAACTCCACCATGTAGGCTATTAAGCTATTCGTTTTATGTAAACCAAACTGTTGATTTAACATGAGAATTACTTCCGAGTACATTTGCCACTATTCCTGAGAGTTTAGAAGGGAACTCCCTTTAATGAATGTATAATTGTGGGAACTACTCAAAGTATCcatctttaattaattctatcaACACTAAGTGTTATTTGGAGCCGATACTGtgtatataaataatatatgttatagttaaataaaataatcgtcTGCATGATGTGAAACGTCTTAGTTAATCGAtcaggatgattttttttttcatacaataTCTAGTTACTTATGAAAAGCAGAAAAATACCCGTTATAACCTCTTTTCCAACTCGCTTTTTATTCACAAACAATttcttcacaaaatttttttcatctctcagATTTCCATATATTTGATTACtactttttaaatttaattttaaagtcatatgataaaattttaattattctattaTTATGAATTATAATTAAGATTGAATGTCAATATAATAGGCTGTAAAGTTACCgacagagtgaaaaaaataaagatggCGTTGCTCTCTATTATTGATTATTAGTGTGTCACAATAAAATCGTCGAATGCAGTATTTTTACTCAGTGTTTTTCTAACTCTCCCAACTACTGCAAGTCATTTATCAcgaaaacagaaaaataaatccatAGTTTCATTCCCTAAAGTGAATCAGTCAACAGTCAAAATAATTCCCTCACGGATAATCATGGAGGCGTGTAATACGGTTGAGCGTGAGCTCGACAAAGTATTGCGTAAATTTGAGGATATCAATGAGAAGGCTGGTGAAGTGTTGAGTGATTTAATCAATGAGATTGAAACGTTGAAACGAGAATTGGACGAAGGTATGTTTATTAGTGAATCATGCAATCATTAGATCTTATATCGAGAACAATGAAACCAGGCGTCAATCCAGTGTTTACAAAATGGTTCAAGTCTGCCAAGGCCACTGACAGCATTTATTCATAGACACAGACATTATCTTTCTCATTATCTTGTATTTCTTGTACTCTTGGGATTATCTAGCACCTCCTGAACAAGAGTTGACACCGAGTCAAGTCCAAATACTCAAACAAGCGATGAAAAAAGTCCGTGACACTGTTCAAGATTTGGCTACTAATCATCGTGAGTCCCACAGCACAGTCTCCAAAGTTGGAAAAGCAATTGACAGAACTTTCATTGCGGATTTTGCTAGTACCAGTAGGGAAGATGTATTCAATAGTGCTGAGAAAACACATCTTTTGAATCAAGTGATTTGTCAACATTTTTATCGACAAGGAATGCTGGATATTGCGGATGAACTTGCTGCTGTATGTATTAAATGTTGATGATAGTGATGATATGAGaggattaataaataaagtcatttgaatgaattaaaatttattttaaagatTCGACAATTATCTTTAAAATAATATACAACATTTTACATTTCAATCACATCAGTTACTGTTGAGCTATTCACAACGAAAAACGGGTAATTCTGAATATATGGAAactgatataaaaaaaatcatcattttttctcttAATTTCTTACTTTCAagacaatttttctcatatcaaaacaaattgaaattgattgaaactGAATCGTTATTATTAATCTTCAGGAAACTGGCATAAAGACTGATGAAGGAAGGAAAGAGCCATTCACAGAATTGAACTATATACTCGATTGTTTAAAACAGAGAAATCTCGAGCCCGCTTTAGAATGGGCTTATAATCATAGAGATGCACTTCTCGGCCAGAACTCATCACTAGAATTTAAACTTCATAGATTACAATTCATAAGACTAGTGGAACAGGGCCCTAGTAGTCAAGCTGAGGCAGTTATGTACGCACGAAAACATTTAACGCAATTTGTAAATCGTCATGAGAAAGAGGTACAGTCCCTGATGGGGACTCTATTGTATCTGCCAAATGGAATACAATCATCGCCCTACAGTCATTTATTGGATCCAACATTATGGCTGGATATTCATGATGTTTTTACCAAAGAGGCATGCACTTTATTGGGTTTAAGTGTGGATAGCCCATTGTCTGTGTggtaacaatattttttctattatctCACATGTCCAATTTTTCAACAGATAAGTTTAACTGAAACTATGTTCTCATGAGAGACATTTATTGATGAGAaatgtgaatttatttatttgaattgtagCGTGAATGCAGGATGTACAGCATTGCCTGCATTACTCAACATAAAACAAGTAATGCAGCAGAGACAAGTCACTGGCATTTGGAATGGAAAAGATGAGCTTCCAGTAAGAATATTAAAATCAACTGAATATGAAATTGTCTCTAACATTGTCCCCTTCCATTTCAGATTGAAATAGACTTGGGTAAACAGAGTCGTTACCATTCGGTCTTCGCATGCCCCATATTACGTCAACAGAGCACTGAGAATAATCCCCCAATGAAATTGGTTTGTGGTCACGTGATATCCAGGGATGCACTTAATAAATTGACAAACTCCAACAAGTACGTCGTTCGCATAAGTTAAGCCCCAAGTACAACGATATCgaaatcactttttcaaaGGAATCAATTCGTTTCCAGGCTCAAGTGTCCATACTGCCCCGTGGAGCAAAATCCAGAGGACGCAAGACTTATTTACTTCTGAACTGCAATATTATTGTTGGAATAAATCAATACTAATCGTTTTTCAATTGAAGTTCTCCATGAAATTCTTCGATTGTTTAGAAATTaccagtgataaaaaaattggttgTGTATTTTTAGCACAGCAAATATGGaacctttttttatttttacctttCATCTGTTAGTCGATGAGCGGATTTCATGCAAACCCCAATTGTCATAATAGAAGCCGTAAAGAGTTGTATTtgagaaaatgaaacaaaacaGAAAGAATGTCGATAATTTCATAGTTTCGTACGAATTGGTCATTTCTTATAAGTTGACAATTTTAAAGATATAACGAATGATCTAAGGTCATtagtttataataaaaattgattcaaaGTGTGTTGAGTTTACCAGCTATTATGAAGGGAACTAGATAGATTTTTATTGCACTCACCGACCCTCATAATATTTTGTAAGAGATAATGTAAGTATAGTTAATGAATTTCAATCGAAATgcgtaatgaaaaattttataagtCACGCTGAATAGTGTGCTGAAATAAATCTTTaagtaataaaatatataaaactcAAAACTACTTTAGCAACTTTGTGTAATTGACATATTTTTCACTGATAGATTCCATTGATTTCAGATAATTAAAAGAATTGGATTGAGATCGATGCCATTTAATTCGATGTTCAACCTTACAttccctattttttatttatttcgctCTGTGAAGTTGGAGTTTATTgattaaacaaattattggTATCCAATGGTGTCACATGATGAGTGAACAAATCCAGACCAACACCCCACAGTCACTAAATAATCTAATTACTAAAGAGATGAATTCAAAATCAAGTGCTAGTGAAAAAAGAGAAgtgaatgaattaaaaattctaacgGCCCACGGGCTTTTCTACGACAATCTCAGGAAAGCTGTGGATCGAGTGAAGAAAGAGGCTGTAGAGCCCTTCactttttccaataatttctcaGACAACGTGGAGTTACGTGTTCCAACAGATACGGATATCGATGTAAAAATCCTATGAAatgtatatttaattaattgaaaaaatctgaaaCTCTTGCTTTATCATCAGATTCAACTGTCGGCCCTCTCTCAGCGAATCCAATTGAATAAATCCCTCTTggagaaagctaatgatcgtATCAAGAAGATAAATACCAGTGAAGAGGTATCAGGGATAAATCAGACTGCAGATTTCATTGCTCCTTCTTCGGAATCaagtaaaattaataattaaataattgaaataataattattgattagttttatttttagataaaGTAATTGGAGCATTAAATGCCACCCTCTCAACAATTTCTCACATTAAAGAAATTATATCAAAAACCTCGAAGATTTTTCATCAGGATTGATTCAGATCAACAATGATATTAATTTGAAGtcatggaaaataaatgacaatcaattaacgacaattatttgtttattcgattaataactGTTACAGTATATGATACCCAGAAAATGCAATTTACACATTAGCCTCTGCCGTCCCAACAGCTTCACAATCCATCACTATATCCCATTTGACAAGCTCAAAATTACgcaatatattattttaactATTAGAACGCCTCAATCAATCATCAAACCT comes from the Diachasmimorpha longicaudata isolate KC_UGA_2023 chromosome 11, iyDiaLong2, whole genome shotgun sequence genome and includes:
- the LOC135167606 gene encoding E3 ubiquitin-protein ligase RMND5A isoform X2; translation: MEACNTVERELDKVLRKFEDINEKAGEVLSDLINEIETLKRELDEAPPEQELTPSQVQILKQAMKKVRDTVQDLATNHRESHSTVSKVGKAIDRTFIADFASTSREDVFNSAEKTHLLNQVICQHFYRQGMLDIADELAAETGIKTDEGRKEPFTELNYILDCLKQRNLEPALEWAYNHRDALLGQNSSLEFKLHRLQFIRLVEQGPSSQAEAVMYARKHLTQFVNRHEKEVQSLMGTLLYLPNGIQSSPYSHLLDPTLWLDIHDVFTKEACTLLGLSVDSPLSVCVNAGCTALPALLNIKQVMQQRQVTGIWNGKDELPIEIDLGKQSRYHSVFACPILRQQSTENNPPMKLVCGHVISRDALNKLTNSNKLKCPYCPVEQNPEDARLIYF
- the LOC135167614 gene encoding V-type proton ATPase subunit e 2-like, which translates into the protein MGASAIPLVFFTALWGGVGIVLPFFVPKGPNRSILQVILMLTAFTCWLFWLCCYMAQMNPLVGPKLDSHTLLMIAREWDGKPITLN
- the LOC135167606 gene encoding E3 ubiquitin-protein ligase RMND5A isoform X1 encodes the protein MEACNTVERELDKVLRKFEDINEKAGEVLSDLINEIETLKRELDEAPPEQELTPSQVQILKQAMKKVRDTVQDLATNHRESHSTVSKVGKAIDRTFIADFASTSREDVFNSAEKTHLLNQVICQHFYRQGMLDIADELAAETGIKTDEGRKEPFTELNYILDCLKQRNLEPALEWAYNHRDALLGQNSSLEFKLHRLQFIRLVEQGPSSQAEAVMYARKHLTQFVNRHEKEVQSLMGTLLYLPNGIQSSPYSHLLDPTLWLDIHDVFTKEACTLLGLSVDSPLSVCVNAGCTALPALLNIKQVMQQRQVTGIWNGKDELPIEIDLGKQSRYHSVFACPILRQQSTENNPPMKLVCGHVISRDALNKLTNSNKNQFVSRLKCPYCPVEQNPEDARLIYF